The proteins below come from a single Ruegeria sp. SCSIO 43209 genomic window:
- a CDS encoding GNAT family N-acetyltransferase — protein MLLGRRKLKLETERLTLRPPMHSDFNDWTALRRASKDYLVPWEPVWAKDHLSRKSFTNRVYWAQRSVASGTAIPLFLFRRTDNILLGAITLDNVRRGPAQAGTLGYWTGQAFARQGFMREAIGAVVHHAFTRLDLSRIEAACLPENKASRGLLESSGFKYEGVAQSYLQINGRWRTHVLYASLRSDRRGKTEAG, from the coding sequence ATGCTGTTAGGCAGACGCAAGCTGAAACTCGAAACCGAGCGCTTGACTCTGCGCCCGCCCATGCATTCCGACTTCAACGACTGGACCGCCCTGCGGCGTGCCTCAAAGGACTATCTGGTGCCGTGGGAGCCGGTTTGGGCCAAGGACCATCTGAGCCGAAAGTCGTTTACCAACCGGGTCTATTGGGCCCAGCGCTCAGTCGCGAGTGGAACGGCGATACCTCTGTTCCTGTTTCGTCGCACAGACAATATTCTGCTGGGGGCGATCACGTTGGACAATGTTCGCCGTGGTCCGGCGCAGGCTGGCACCTTGGGCTATTGGACTGGGCAGGCCTTCGCGCGTCAGGGTTTCATGCGCGAAGCAATTGGCGCCGTTGTTCATCACGCCTTCACCCGTCTGGATTTAAGCCGGATCGAGGCCGCGTGTTTGCCTGAGAACAAGGCCTCTCGCGGTCTGCTGGAAAGCTCAGGCTTCAAATACGAAGGCGTGGCGCAGTCTTATCTGCAGATCAATGGGCGCTGGCGAACACATGTTCTGTATGCCAGCCTAAGGTCCGATCGTCGGGGCAAGACTGAGGCAGGCTAG
- the thrC gene encoding threonine synthase, with the protein MKYISTRGQAPELTFEEAMLTGLARDGGLYLPAEIPVMSQDEIAALAGLSYEEIAFRVMWPYVSGSFSDDEFKDIIARAYEGFGHDARAPLKQLNENHFLLELFHGPTLAFKDFAMQLIGQLFQVALKRREDRVTIVGATSGDTGSAAIEAFRGLDAVDVFILFPHGRVSEVQRRQMTTPADSNVHALAVDGDFDDCQAALKDMFNDFDFRDGVKLAGVNSINFARVLAQIVYYFSAAVSLGAPHRKVSFTVPTGNFGDIFAGHLAKRMGLLIDRLVVATNQNDILHRCLSGEGYFKGDTIPSISPSMDIQVSSNFERALYYAYGEDGGAVAQLMDELKSGGFNVSQGAMEALRENFDSGRVSEDETLETIRRTMVHSAELVCPHTAVGIKVAEDHRAADVPMITLATAHPAKFPAAVEKASGEHPPLPSRMSDLYERPERVTRVANDLGALEDHIRRHIAE; encoded by the coding sequence ATGAAATACATCTCGACCCGCGGGCAGGCGCCCGAACTGACCTTTGAAGAGGCGATGCTGACCGGACTGGCCCGCGATGGTGGTCTGTACTTGCCCGCTGAAATTCCGGTGATGTCGCAGGACGAAATTGCTGCGTTGGCTGGCCTGTCCTATGAGGAAATCGCATTCCGCGTGATGTGGCCTTATGTGAGCGGCTCGTTCTCCGATGATGAGTTCAAAGATATCATAGCGCGCGCTTATGAGGGCTTTGGCCATGACGCCCGCGCGCCGTTGAAGCAGCTGAACGAGAACCATTTTCTGCTGGAGCTGTTTCACGGCCCCACGCTGGCCTTCAAAGATTTCGCCATGCAGCTAATCGGCCAGCTGTTCCAGGTCGCGCTCAAACGGCGCGAAGATCGCGTGACCATTGTCGGCGCGACGAGCGGGGACACCGGTTCTGCCGCCATCGAGGCGTTCCGTGGGCTGGACGCGGTGGATGTGTTCATCCTGTTCCCACATGGCCGTGTTTCAGAAGTGCAGCGCCGTCAGATGACTACGCCCGCAGACAGTAATGTGCACGCTTTGGCGGTAGACGGCGATTTCGATGACTGCCAGGCCGCGCTCAAAGACATGTTCAACGACTTTGATTTCCGCGACGGTGTGAAACTTGCAGGCGTCAATTCGATCAACTTCGCCCGCGTGTTGGCACAGATCGTTTACTATTTCTCCGCCGCCGTCAGCCTCGGCGCGCCACATCGCAAGGTCAGCTTCACCGTGCCGACAGGGAATTTCGGCGATATCTTCGCAGGCCATCTGGCCAAACGCATGGGGCTGCTCATCGATCGTCTGGTGGTGGCGACCAACCAGAACGACATTCTGCATCGCTGTCTCTCCGGCGAGGGGTATTTCAAGGGCGATACGATCCCCTCAATCAGCCCTTCGATGGATATTCAGGTTAGCTCGAACTTTGAGCGCGCACTGTACTACGCCTATGGCGAAGATGGCGGCGCAGTCGCTCAATTGATGGATGAACTCAAGAGCGGAGGCTTCAATGTCAGCCAAGGCGCGATGGAGGCTCTGCGAGAAAACTTTGACTCGGGCCGCGTTTCTGAGGACGAGACGCTTGAGACGATCAGGCGCACGATGGTCCACAGCGCCGAGTTGGTTTGTCCGCACACCGCCGTTGGGATCAAAGTGGCTGAAGACCACCGCGCTGCCGATGTGCCCATGATCACGCTCGCAACCGCGCATCCCGCGAAGTTCCCGGCAGCCGTCGAGAAGGCAAGCGGCGAACATCCGCCTCTTCCATCCCGCATGTCTGATCTGTATGAACGTCCGGAACGGGTGACCCGCGTTGCGAACGATCTGGGTGCCCTTGAGGATCATATCAGAAGGCATATTGCTGAGTGA
- a CDS encoding SURF1 family protein, translating into MHRILFLLIFGFAGLGLLLSLGIWQLQRLTWKQEVLAEIESRIAADPVALPLQVSEDVDKYLPVTVTGEIEPGEIHVLVSVKQVGPGYRIIQSFATDDRTILVDRGFVPTTAKQADRLTGPMEITGNLHWPDEVDGYTPDADIDGNIWFARDVPNLAAALGAEPVLLIARSETDPNVTPMPVNTAGIPNDHLQYAIIWFGLALVWAAMTGYFLWRSRANSESDAT; encoded by the coding sequence ATGCATCGCATTCTGTTTCTGTTGATCTTCGGCTTTGCCGGTCTGGGCCTGCTGCTGTCGCTGGGCATTTGGCAACTGCAGCGGCTGACCTGGAAACAGGAGGTGCTGGCCGAGATCGAAAGCCGCATCGCTGCCGATCCTGTCGCCTTGCCATTGCAAGTGTCCGAGGATGTGGACAAATACCTTCCGGTGACGGTCACAGGCGAGATCGAACCGGGCGAGATCCACGTTTTGGTTTCGGTCAAGCAGGTGGGGCCGGGGTATCGGATCATCCAGTCCTTTGCCACCGACGACCGGACTATTCTGGTGGATCGCGGCTTTGTGCCGACCACAGCCAAGCAGGCTGATCGCCTGACTGGCCCGATGGAAATCACCGGCAACCTGCACTGGCCCGATGAAGTCGATGGCTACACGCCTGACGCAGATATTGACGGCAACATCTGGTTCGCCCGTGATGTGCCCAATCTGGCCGCCGCGCTGGGGGCTGAGCCGGTGTTGCTAATTGCACGCTCGGAAACCGATCCGAATGTAACGCCAATGCCGGTGAATACGGCGGGCATCCCCAACGATCATTTGCAATATGCAATCATCTGGTTTGGTCTAGCTCTGGTCTGGGCCGCAATGACCGGATACTTCCTGTGGCGCAGCCGTGCCAATTCCGAAAGTGACGCGACATGA
- a CDS encoding MBL fold metallo-hydrolase yields the protein MIAGGAVAQERRPSHCIAIADAAPGIEYLHKAAWQDPVPEFSVRISYVAHASFLIQTQGGLNAVTDFTGFIGGAALIPDVVTMNHAHSTHWTAHPDPAIPYVLPGWGEFGEGIEHHLDLGEMLIRNVSTDIRSAYGGIEDRGNSIFVFEVEGLCIGHLGHLHHIPSDEQFAALGRLDVVMAAVDGGTTMPLPEMVQVLKRLKSSVIIPMHWFSDFSLQRFLVDIRDEFPVERDGVSEIVVSLRTLPDRPTVVVLEPQYLIELE from the coding sequence ATGATTGCAGGCGGGGCTGTGGCGCAGGAGCGGCGGCCTAGTCACTGTATCGCCATCGCAGATGCGGCACCGGGGATTGAATATCTTCACAAAGCGGCGTGGCAGGATCCCGTGCCCGAGTTTTCGGTTCGTATCAGCTATGTCGCGCATGCATCGTTTCTGATCCAGACACAGGGCGGGCTGAACGCGGTGACCGATTTCACCGGTTTTATCGGCGGCGCTGCGCTAATTCCTGACGTGGTCACAATGAACCATGCGCACAGCACCCACTGGACTGCCCATCCCGATCCGGCCATCCCGTATGTCTTGCCGGGCTGGGGCGAGTTCGGCGAAGGCATCGAGCACCATCTTGATCTGGGTGAGATGCTGATTCGCAATGTGTCGACCGATATCCGTTCGGCCTATGGCGGTATTGAAGATCGCGGAAACTCGATCTTTGTGTTCGAGGTCGAAGGGTTGTGCATCGGCCATCTGGGGCATCTGCATCACATTCCGTCGGATGAACAATTCGCTGCACTGGGTCGGCTGGATGTGGTCATGGCGGCGGTGGACGGAGGCACCACGATGCCCTTGCCCGAGATGGTTCAGGTTCTGAAACGCCTCAAAAGCTCGGTCATTATCCCGATGCATTGGTTCTCGGACTTTTCGCTCCAGCGGTTTTTGGTGGATATTCGGGATGAATTCCCGGTTGAACGGGATGGGGTGTCCGAGATTGTCGTCTCGTTGCGCACGTTGCCCGACAGGCCGACGGTTGTGGTGCTGGAGCCTCAGTACCTGATAGAGCTGGAATAG
- a CDS encoding fasciclin domain-containing protein, translating into MLRKFAVAGVASLLLTTSALADGHAKDIVDTAVGAGSFETLVAAVQAAELVETLKGEGPFTVFAPTDEAFAALPEGTVENLLKPENKDQLVAVLTYHVVPGKVMSGDLSDDMTAATVQGGDITIDLDNGVMVNDANVVQADIEAENGVIHVIDKVILPAS; encoded by the coding sequence ATGTTGCGCAAATTCGCTGTTGCTGGAGTTGCCAGTCTTCTGTTGACCACCTCTGCTTTGGCAGATGGGCACGCCAAGGATATCGTCGATACTGCGGTGGGCGCGGGCAGTTTTGAAACGCTCGTCGCTGCCGTTCAGGCCGCCGAACTGGTTGAAACGCTGAAAGGCGAAGGGCCGTTCACCGTTTTCGCCCCAACGGATGAGGCTTTTGCAGCGCTGCCCGAGGGCACGGTCGAAAATCTGCTGAAGCCCGAAAACAAGGACCAGTTGGTCGCAGTGCTGACCTATCACGTTGTCCCGGGCAAAGTGATGTCGGGTGATCTGTCCGATGACATGACCGCCGCCACCGTGCAGGGCGGAGATATCACCATCGATCTCGACAATGGCGTCATGGTGAATGATGCCAACGTTGTGCAAGCCGATATCGAAGCCGAGAACGGCGTGATCCATGTGATCGACAAGGTCATTCTGCCCGCTTCGTAA
- a CDS encoding pitrilysin family protein yields the protein MTVRQDQLKNGFRIVSEHMPGLQSAAIGIWVTAGGRHERIEQNGIAHFLEHMAFKGTQRRSALQIAEAIEDVGGYINAYTSREVTAYYARVLKDDVALAMDVIGDIVLNPVFDPREIEVERGVILQEIGQAYDTPDDVIFDWLQEQSYHDQPLGRTILGPTERVSAFSREDLSGFVAEHYGPEQMILSAAGAVDHDALMKLAEEMFGHLQQRKGLIPDAARFTGGEARQEKELEQAHFALALESPGYRDDAIYTAQIYSTALGGGMSSRLFQEVRETRGLCYTIFAQTGAYADTGTTTIYAGTSADQVGELATITIDEMKRAAEDMSAEEVARARAQMKAGMLMGLESPSNRAERLARLVQIWGRVPSLEDTVAKIDAVSTEDVRAFAEDMAVKAPAALALYGPVSGAPSLADLQERRAA from the coding sequence GTGACAGTCAGACAGGACCAACTGAAGAACGGATTTCGTATCGTCAGTGAACATATGCCGGGGCTGCAATCTGCGGCCATCGGCATCTGGGTAACCGCCGGTGGGCGGCACGAGCGGATCGAGCAGAACGGTATCGCGCATTTCCTTGAGCATATGGCGTTCAAGGGAACCCAGCGGCGTTCTGCGCTGCAAATCGCCGAAGCGATCGAGGATGTGGGCGGGTACATCAACGCCTATACCTCGCGCGAAGTTACGGCCTATTATGCACGCGTACTGAAGGACGATGTGGCGCTGGCCATGGATGTCATCGGCGACATCGTCCTGAACCCGGTATTCGACCCGCGCGAGATCGAGGTCGAGCGCGGAGTGATCCTGCAAGAGATTGGTCAGGCCTATGATACGCCGGACGATGTAATCTTTGACTGGCTGCAAGAGCAGAGCTATCACGACCAACCCCTTGGCCGCACCATTCTGGGCCCGACCGAGCGCGTCAGTGCGTTTTCCCGCGAGGACTTGTCTGGTTTCGTGGCCGAACACTACGGGCCGGAACAGATGATCCTGTCTGCAGCTGGAGCTGTGGACCACGATGCGCTGATGAAACTGGCCGAAGAGATGTTCGGCCACCTGCAGCAGCGCAAGGGTCTGATCCCCGACGCTGCGCGGTTCACTGGTGGTGAGGCGCGGCAGGAGAAAGAACTGGAGCAGGCGCATTTCGCGCTGGCGCTGGAAAGTCCGGGCTATCGCGATGATGCGATCTATACGGCCCAGATTTACTCGACCGCTCTGGGTGGAGGCATGTCCTCGCGCCTGTTTCAGGAAGTGCGCGAGACGCGCGGGCTTTGCTATACGATCTTTGCTCAGACCGGTGCTTATGCGGATACCGGTACGACAACGATTTACGCAGGCACCTCGGCCGATCAGGTGGGCGAATTGGCGACGATTACCATCGACGAGATGAAGCGCGCTGCCGAAGACATGAGCGCAGAAGAGGTTGCCCGTGCGCGGGCCCAGATGAAGGCCGGGATGCTGATGGGGCTGGAAAGCCCATCGAACCGGGCCGAACGTCTGGCGCGACTGGTGCAGATCTGGGGACGTGTGCCCTCGCTTGAGGACACCGTGGCCAAGATCGATGCGGTCAGCACCGAGGACGTGCGTGCCTTTGCCGAAGACATGGCAGTCAAAGCCCCGGCCGCGCTGGCGCTTTATGGCCCGGTCTCGGGTGCACCGTCACTGGCTGACTTACAGGAGAGGCGCGCGGCGTGA
- a CDS encoding FAD-binding oxidoreductase — protein MKLNPADSRLAEAIRARLGADVLRPIADRYLEEPRQRFVGQPGLLALPRTVEDVSALVQLAADARVPVVPYGGGTGLVGGQVVPDGPVPLIVSLERMTAIRATYPTENILVAEAGAILADVQTAAEDADRLFPLSLAAQGSCRIGGNLATNAGGVNVLRYGNARDLCLGLEVVLPSGEIWHGLSRLRKDNTGYDLRNLMIGSEGTLGIITAAALKLFPRPKGVGTAMFQVSSPEAAIDLLSVARDQVGEAVSTFELIHGQGLEFLTEVLPDVRQPFAATPEWSVLIELGLSVGQDPSDMLEAIYVAADERDLVRDAVIAQSEAQRSELWAVRERIPEANRLIGSVSSHDISVPISRIPEFIRRGADVVAGQGPFRVNCFGHLGDGNLHYNVFPPAGQDKSEFVAQRGAVKRAVHDLVHEFGGSVSAEHGVGRLKTDDLERYGDPVKMQAMRAIKAALDPQGIMNPGAVLA, from the coding sequence ATGAAACTGAACCCTGCAGACAGCCGCCTTGCCGAAGCAATCAGAGCCCGATTGGGTGCTGACGTTTTGCGCCCGATTGCAGATCGTTACCTTGAAGAGCCGCGTCAGCGGTTTGTCGGGCAGCCCGGTTTGCTTGCCTTGCCGCGCACCGTGGAAGATGTGTCGGCTCTGGTGCAATTGGCCGCAGACGCTCGGGTGCCTGTTGTCCCTTATGGCGGCGGCACCGGTCTGGTAGGAGGGCAGGTTGTTCCGGATGGTCCTGTCCCTTTGATCGTTTCCCTGGAACGGATGACGGCGATACGGGCGACTTACCCCACCGAGAACATACTTGTGGCCGAGGCCGGTGCCATTCTGGCCGACGTCCAGACTGCCGCTGAAGACGCGGACCGTCTATTTCCCCTGTCGCTGGCTGCGCAGGGTTCTTGCCGGATTGGCGGCAATCTGGCCACTAATGCGGGTGGCGTGAATGTGCTGCGCTATGGCAATGCACGCGATCTGTGCCTGGGGCTTGAAGTGGTATTGCCCAGTGGTGAGATATGGCACGGGCTTAGCCGGTTGCGTAAGGACAACACCGGTTATGACCTGCGTAACCTGATGATCGGGTCCGAAGGGACACTTGGCATCATTACGGCGGCGGCGTTGAAGCTGTTCCCGCGACCCAAGGGCGTTGGAACCGCAATGTTTCAGGTCTCCTCACCCGAGGCTGCCATTGATCTGTTGTCAGTGGCGCGGGATCAAGTGGGGGAAGCGGTCAGTACGTTTGAGTTGATCCATGGGCAGGGCCTCGAATTCCTGACCGAGGTTTTGCCCGACGTGCGGCAACCCTTTGCGGCAACACCTGAATGGAGTGTGTTGATCGAGCTGGGCCTGTCTGTCGGCCAAGACCCTTCGGACATGCTTGAGGCGATTTATGTCGCCGCTGATGAGCGCGATCTGGTCCGCGATGCGGTTATCGCGCAGAGCGAAGCACAGCGGTCCGAACTCTGGGCCGTGCGCGAGCGCATCCCCGAGGCCAACCGGCTGATCGGATCAGTTTCCAGCCATGATATCTCGGTCCCGATTTCCCGCATTCCAGAGTTCATTCGGCGCGGCGCGGATGTGGTGGCCGGGCAGGGGCCGTTTCGCGTGAACTGCTTTGGACATCTGGGCGACGGTAATCTGCATTATAACGTGTTTCCACCCGCCGGGCAGGACAAGTCAGAGTTTGTTGCGCAGCGGGGCGCGGTCAAACGCGCGGTACATGATCTGGTTCATGAATTTGGTGGATCGGTCAGTGCCGAACACGGTGTCGGTCGGCTCAAGACAGATGATCTGGAACGCTATGGCGATCCGGTCAAGATGCAGGCCATGAGGGCGATCAAAGCAGCGCTTGATCCTCAAGGGATTATGAACCCCGGGGCGGTTCTGGCCTAA